A genomic region of Prionailurus viverrinus isolate Anna chromosome D4, UM_Priviv_1.0, whole genome shotgun sequence contains the following coding sequences:
- the LOC125150464 gene encoding NUT family member 2G-like produces the protein MASEGASPVLGPHVAMDPEASVSSLTAQPFPPPAAGASHWSPRGQHSPPHVTPPFTPGSPVVLPTFCRTPLVAGDAVHGPGGTRARNIIVQVRSEWGPADAPQTQTVVLTQAPAHWSPPGALCGGAACPTPLFLATSAAESPVSAPAVGGTWAGKGGSSPGLRPQAPPPAVRLAPMVSPGTAGPQPPAAAREGSLARGPAKASPVDSCSPKSVYENFRRWQCFKVLARRHLPQSPDAEALSCFLIPVLRSLARLKPTMTLEEGVWRAVQEWQCRSNFDRVIYYEMAGKFMEFEAEEEIQIQKLQWVKVAQGASAPAPPKPGTQGSPALEGGRQPACIPRKAGSRAQPPCWQPHRPLQPKAPKEIPPEAVREYVDIMEGLLGPACSAPGALAGEWGQDGEEPRQDEDAIYLDPGLLSYIDKLCSQEDFITKVEAVIHPRFLAELLSSEPQLDLLALAEKLEQEEGLSLAELVEKRLVALAVEDGVPTTPSHCAATLGSGPEGEARARPGVSREACPAESECQDLRRHSPAHAHPCRPRAFAASPGQQELPALRAGGLSSPPQGPGRTPPRPDPRDAPLFREAPPAREPGRPADGSSEDEEELPSLAFLLSSRHSLLPWGLSQSPAPAPGLPSPGGRRPRGAPQAPAAQRIGRSPAAPPAAKSRKRALCAGLAAAGKTPLPGASLRGSVRALAVGLLRPSLPPKRRCGSFVPGRRRKQHCSP, from the exons ATGGCTTCAGAAGGAG CATCTCCAGTGCTGGGACCGCATGTGGCCATGGACCCGGAGGCCTCCGTGTCTTCTTTGACGGCACAGCCGTTTCCCCCACCTGCTGCTGGCGCCTCGCACTGGTCACCCCGGGGGCAGCACTCGCCGCCCCACGTGACCCCGCCATTCACGCCTGGCAGCCCCGTGGTGCTGCCCACTTTCTGCAGGACACCGCTGGTGGCAGGAGATGCCGTCCATGGCCCAGGTGGGACCCGGGCCCGTAACATCATCGTCCAGGTCAGGTCAGAGTGGGGGCCCGCAGATGCCCCCCAGACTCAGACCGTCGTCCTCACCCAGGCCCCCGCTCACTGGAGTCCTCCCGGGGCCCTCTGTGGGGGTGCTGCATGTCCCACACCCCTGTTCCTGGCAACGTCGGCAGCGGAGAGCCCCGTGTCCGCCCCAGCCGTCGGGGGCACCTGGGCCGGCAAGGGAGGCTCCAGCCCAGGCCTTCGACCTCAGGCTCCCCCCCCGGCTGTCCGGCTGGCCCCCATGGTGTCCCCGGGGACCGCAGGGCCGCAGCCCCCCGCAGCTGCCAGGGAGGGCAGCCTGGCCAGAGGCCCCGCCAAGGCCTCGCCCGTGGACTCCTGTAGCCCCAAGAGTGTGTACGAGAACTTCCGGCGCTGGCAGTGCTTCAAGGTCCTGGCCCGCAGGCACCTCCCGCAGAGCCCCGACGCCGAagccctctcctgctttctcat CCCCGTGCTTCGGTCCCTGGCCCGCCTGAAGCCCACCATGACGCTGGAGGAGGGAGTGTGGCGGGCCGTGCAGGAGTGGCAGTGCAGAAGCAACTTTGACCGGGTCATCTACTACGAGATGGCAGGAAA GTTCATGGAGTttgaggcagaggaggagataCAGATTCAGAAGCTGCAGTGGGTGAAGGTGGCCCAGGGCGcatctgccccagccccacccaagcCTGGAACACAGGGGTCCCCAGCCCTGGAGGGGGGCCGGCAGCCAG CCTGCATTCCCAGGAAGGCCGGCTCCAGGGCCCAGCCACCCTGCTGGCAGCCACACAGACCCCTGCAGCCCAAGGCACCCAAGGAGATCCCCCCTGAGGCTGTGAGAGAGTACGTGGACATCATGGAGGGGCTGCTGGGGCCTGCCTGCTCAGCCCCGGGGGCGCTAGCAGGTGAATGGGGACAGGACGGAGAGGAGCCACGGCAGGACGAGGACGCCATCTACCTGGACCCGGGTCTTCTCAGCTACATTGACAAGCTGTGTTCCCAGGAAGACTTCATCACCAAG GTGGAGGCAGTCATTCACCCACGATTCCTGGCAGAACTGCTTTCTTCAGAACCACAGCTGGATCTTTTGGCCCTCGCTGAGAAATTGGAGCAGGAGGAAGGACTCTCCCTTGCAGAG ctggTAGAGAAGAGACTGGTGGCCTTGGCGGTGGAGGACGGTGTGCCCACAACCCCGAGTCACTGTGCAGCGACACTGGGCTCCGGGCCTGAGGGTGAGGCCAGGGCCCGGCCAGGGGTCAGCCGTGAAGCCTGCCCAGCAGAGAGCGAGTGCCAGGACCTCCGGAGGCACAGCCCGGCACACGCCCACCCGTGCAGACCCAGAGCCTTTGCCGCGTCTCCAGGACAACAGGAGCTGCCTGCCCTCCGGGCTGGTgggctctcctctcctccccaggggccAGGGCGCACCCCTCCTCGGCCGGACCCCAGGGATGCCCCGTTGTTCAGAGAGGCCCCCCCTGCTAGGGAGCCTGGCAGGCCAGCAGATGGGTCCAGTGAGGACGAGGAGGAGCTGCCCAGCCTGGCCTTCCTCCTGTCCTCTCGGCACAGCCTGCTGCCCTGGGGGCTCTCCCAGAGTCCTGCTCCGGCCCCGGGCCTCCCCAGCCCTGGAGGGCGCAGGCCGCGGGGAGCTCCCCAGGCCCCCGCTGCTCAGAGAATAGGCCGCAGCCCAGCCGCTCCCCCAGCTGCCAAGTCCAGAAAGCGGGCTCTGTGTGCGGGTCTGGCCGCGGCCGGGAAGACGCCCCTCCCAGGGGCCAGCCTCAGGGGCTCGGTGCGGGCCCTGGCCGTGGGGCTGCTTCGGCCCTCTCTGCCTCCAAAGAGAAGGTGTGGCTCCTTTGtcccagggaggaggagaaagcagcacTGCAGCCCGTAG